One part of the Marinobacterium rhizophilum genome encodes these proteins:
- a CDS encoding mevalonate kinase family protein has protein sequence MLKQVCAPGKIILSGEHSVVYGAPALALAVDRHMRVSFEPDRLPRLSWQAREKTHVLGFDKFHSLRTRLDSYFERYLRGELSIGQILKKPAELVFYAVDMARLLSGLEHLHGGRVTIDSDIPIGAGMGSSAALIAALLKLFGEFENIDELVKQVRHCERLQHGQGSAIDAAAVCHGGLVRVCEGTVSRLPLAEQGLGPGWFWLFTGTPASSTGACVDRVRRNFAGSAIWTEFSDVTRRVEQALLQGQSLLEPVRQNHRLLTRIGVVPAPLVRLAEQVEQRGGAAKVCGAGSVSGDQGGLMLLWLPEGTPDTLNLAPDWRWGKLKEDREGVRWQS, from the coding sequence GTGCTAAAGCAGGTTTGTGCCCCCGGCAAGATCATCCTCAGTGGTGAACATTCGGTTGTCTACGGGGCACCGGCGCTGGCGCTGGCGGTGGACCGCCACATGCGTGTCAGCTTTGAGCCCGACCGCCTGCCACGACTAAGCTGGCAGGCCCGTGAAAAGACCCATGTGCTGGGCTTCGACAAGTTTCATTCGCTGCGCACGCGGCTGGACTCCTACTTCGAGCGCTACCTGCGCGGCGAGCTGTCCATCGGCCAGATCCTGAAAAAACCCGCTGAACTGGTGTTCTACGCCGTGGATATGGCGCGCTTGCTGTCGGGGCTGGAGCATCTGCACGGCGGGCGGGTGACGATCGACTCCGATATTCCCATTGGTGCCGGCATGGGTTCATCCGCCGCCCTGATTGCCGCCTTGCTTAAGCTCTTTGGCGAGTTCGAAAACATTGATGAACTGGTGAAGCAGGTGCGCCACTGTGAGCGCCTCCAGCATGGCCAGGGCAGTGCCATTGATGCGGCGGCGGTTTGCCACGGTGGCCTGGTGCGGGTGTGCGAGGGTACCGTCAGTCGCCTGCCGCTGGCCGAGCAGGGACTGGGGCCAGGCTGGTTCTGGCTGTTTACCGGTACACCGGCATCGAGCACCGGCGCCTGTGTCGACCGGGTGCGGCGCAATTTCGCAGGCTCGGCCATCTGGACTGAATTCAGCGATGTTACCCGCCGAGTGGAGCAAGCCTTGCTGCAGGGGCAGTCGCTGCTCGAACCGGTGCGGCAAAATCATCGCCTGCTGACACGCATCGGCGTGGTGCCGGCGCCGCTGGTGCGCCTGGCCGAGCAGGTCGAGCAACGTGGCGGGGCGGCCAAAGTGTGCGGAGCAGGCTCCGTCTCGGGTGACCAGGGCGGTCTCATGCTGCTGTGGTTGCCGGAAGGTACGCCGGATACGCTGAACCTGGCGCCGGACTGGCGCTGGGGCAAGCTGAAGGAAGACCGGGAGGGTGTTCGCTGGCAGTCTTGA
- the mvaD gene encoding diphosphomevalonate decarboxylase, whose product MISKQQVVQAYLPAVLAARDEAEAFAPSNIALCKYWGKRDAELNLPINASLSVSLAHLGSRTRLTPAGDDTDRVWLNGTEQAPDSAFSRKLLAFVELFRAGRALPVHVHTRNNIPTAAGLASSASGFAALTLALDQWLDLQLEPAVLSAFARMGSGSASRSLFEGFVQWDDGVRDDGMDSHGVRLAASWPALRIGLVKVATGEKAVDSRAGMKRTIETAHLYQSWPLQAAADLTRLHQAIDTKDFALLGQTAEQNALSMHATMIASWPPLLYWTPDSVAAMQQVWALRQQGLEVYFTMDAGPNLKLLFEADDQAQVEQAFPGIEVVAPFRA is encoded by the coding sequence ATGATCAGCAAACAACAGGTTGTCCAGGCGTATCTTCCGGCGGTGCTGGCAGCCCGGGATGAAGCCGAGGCTTTTGCACCGAGCAACATTGCCCTGTGCAAGTACTGGGGCAAGCGCGATGCCGAACTGAACCTGCCCATCAATGCAAGCCTGTCGGTGTCGCTGGCGCATCTGGGTAGCCGGACACGCCTGACCCCGGCCGGTGATGATACCGATCGGGTCTGGCTGAATGGTACAGAACAGGCGCCAGACAGTGCCTTCAGTCGCAAGCTGCTGGCCTTTGTCGAGCTGTTTCGAGCAGGGCGTGCGTTGCCGGTACATGTCCATACCCGGAACAATATCCCCACGGCAGCGGGGCTGGCGTCATCGGCGTCGGGTTTTGCCGCACTGACCTTGGCGCTGGATCAGTGGCTGGACCTGCAGCTCGAGCCTGCGGTGCTGTCGGCCTTTGCCCGCATGGGCAGCGGCAGCGCCAGCCGCTCGCTGTTCGAGGGCTTTGTGCAGTGGGACGATGGCGTACGGGATGACGGCATGGATTCCCACGGCGTAAGGCTGGCGGCAAGCTGGCCTGCGCTGCGCATAGGCCTGGTGAAGGTGGCAACCGGTGAAAAGGCGGTCGACAGCCGGGCCGGCATGAAGCGCACCATCGAAACGGCGCACCTGTATCAGAGCTGGCCGTTGCAGGCCGCCGCTGACCTGACCCGTCTGCACCAGGCCATCGACACCAAGGATTTCGCCTTGCTGGGCCAGACCGCCGAGCAGAATGCGCTGTCCATGCACGCTACCATGATCGCGTCCTGGCCGCCGCTGCTGTACTGGACACCGGACTCGGTGGCCGCCATGCAGCAGGTCTGGGCGTTGCGTCAGCAGGGACTGGAGGTCTACTTCACCATGGATGCCGGCCCCAACCTCAAGCTGCTGTTCGAAGCCGACGATCAGGCGCAGGTCGAACAGGCGTTTCCCGGCATTGAAGTCGTGGCGCCCTTTCGCGCTTGA
- a CDS encoding hydroxymethylglutaryl-CoA synthase: MSVGIDEISFYTSNYYLDLRTLAEAQQTDPDKYYVGIGQEKMGMAAPDEDVVTMAANAAMPLLADGAGEDITTLLFATETGIDQSKAAGVYVHRLLGLPSNCRVVELKQACYSATAAVQMACALVARRPGSKVLVVASDVARYDLNTPGEATQGCGAVAMMISADPRLVEIDPEVGSYTEDVMDFWRPNYRATALVDGKFSTKIYLKSLKKAWENFRSASSLMFSDFGHFCYHLPFGRMAQKAHQHLARLNKCELNSEQLEGQIQDTLLYNRAIGNSYTASMYIGLASLLENCQQNLAGQRIGFFSYGSGCVAEFFSGRVMEGYERGLHREQHRQLLEARQELSYEEYLQLYRYPDPRDGEHHDIPSITTGRFRLAAISHHKREYVVC, translated from the coding sequence ATGTCAGTCGGTATTGATGAAATCAGTTTCTATACCTCGAACTATTACCTGGATCTGCGCACTCTGGCCGAGGCCCAGCAGACGGATCCGGATAAGTACTATGTCGGTATAGGCCAGGAAAAAATGGGTATGGCGGCGCCGGACGAGGATGTCGTCACCATGGCGGCCAACGCGGCGATGCCGCTGCTGGCCGACGGCGCCGGCGAGGACATTACGACGCTGCTGTTCGCCACCGAAACCGGCATCGATCAGTCCAAGGCGGCTGGTGTCTATGTACATCGCCTGCTGGGATTGCCGTCGAACTGTCGCGTAGTCGAACTGAAGCAGGCCTGCTACAGCGCCACGGCGGCTGTACAGATGGCCTGTGCCCTGGTAGCGCGCCGGCCCGGCAGCAAGGTGCTGGTGGTGGCTTCCGATGTTGCCCGCTACGATCTGAACACGCCAGGTGAAGCGACCCAGGGCTGCGGTGCCGTTGCGATGATGATCAGCGCCGATCCGCGGCTGGTGGAAATAGATCCGGAAGTGGGCAGCTACACTGAGGACGTGATGGACTTCTGGCGCCCCAACTACCGTGCCACGGCGCTGGTCGACGGCAAGTTCTCCACCAAGATCTACCTCAAGTCACTGAAAAAGGCCTGGGAAAACTTCCGCAGCGCCAGTTCGCTGATGTTCAGTGACTTTGGTCACTTCTGCTATCACCTGCCGTTCGGGCGCATGGCGCAGAAAGCGCACCAGCACCTGGCCAGGCTGAACAAGTGCGAGCTGAACTCCGAGCAGCTTGAAGGTCAGATTCAGGATACCCTGCTGTACAACCGTGCCATCGGCAACAGCTATACCGCTTCCATGTATATCGGCCTGGCGTCCCTGCTGGAGAACTGCCAGCAGAACCTGGCGGGCCAGCGCATCGGCTTTTTCAGCTATGGGTCGGGTTGCGTGGCCGAGTTCTTTTCCGGCCGGGTGATGGAAGGGTACGAGCGCGGGTTGCACCGCGAGCAGCACCGCCAGCTGCTGGAGGCACGCCAGGAACTCAGCTACGAGGAGTATCTGCAGCTGTATCGCTATCCGGACCCCCGTGACGGCGAACACCATGATATTCCCTCGATTACCACCGGGCGTTTCCGCCTGGCGGCCATTTCCCATCACAAGCGCGAATACGTTGTGTGCTAA
- the fni gene encoding type 2 isopentenyl-diphosphate Delta-isomerase, producing MSDPTNERKIQHIRAIEKDPAIERGGAGFDRIRLRHRALPNLDLAAIDSSTTLLGKTLSFPLLISSMTGGDHVLVRTINRNLAEAAERCQVALAVGSQRVMFTQPQARASFELRQLAPTTLLMGNIGAVQLNYGFDQQQCQEAVDCLQADALYLHLNPLQEAIQPEGDTNFAGLGERIAALASSVSVPLILKEVGCGLAPEDIAEGLSRGVTLFDVAGSGGTSWSRIEHHRSSGGADPTGLRFQDWGTPTPLALQLARPYADRATLIASGGLRDGIDMVKSVILGGALCGLAAPFLRPAMESADAVVAVIEQLRKEFRIAMFLLGTPDIASLFGNQNLILEQR from the coding sequence GGCTGCGCCACCGGGCGTTGCCGAACCTGGACCTGGCTGCCATCGACAGCTCCACCACGCTGCTGGGCAAGACGCTGAGCTTTCCGCTGCTGATTTCCTCCATGACCGGGGGGGATCACGTCCTGGTACGCACCATCAATCGCAACCTGGCCGAGGCCGCCGAGCGCTGCCAGGTTGCCCTGGCGGTGGGGTCGCAGCGGGTGATGTTCACGCAGCCCCAGGCGCGGGCCAGTTTCGAGTTGCGTCAGCTGGCGCCGACCACGCTGCTCATGGGCAATATAGGTGCCGTGCAGCTGAACTACGGCTTTGATCAGCAGCAGTGCCAGGAAGCGGTGGACTGCCTGCAGGCCGATGCGCTCTATCTGCACCTGAACCCCCTGCAGGAGGCGATTCAGCCGGAAGGGGATACCAATTTCGCCGGTCTGGGGGAGCGCATCGCGGCCCTGGCGTCTTCTGTTTCGGTGCCGCTGATTCTGAAGGAAGTGGGCTGCGGCCTGGCGCCGGAAGATATTGCCGAGGGGCTGTCCCGCGGTGTCACGCTGTTCGATGTCGCCGGCAGCGGCGGGACTTCCTGGAGTCGCATCGAGCATCACCGTAGCAGTGGCGGCGCAGACCCAACGGGCTTGCGCTTTCAGGACTGGGGCACGCCCACGCCGCTGGCGTTGCAGCTTGCCAGGCCCTATGCCGATCGTGCCACGCTGATCGCCAGCGGCGGGCTCAGAGATGGGATTGATATGGTGAAATCTGTTATACTCGGCGGCGCTTTGTGCGGCCTGGCGGCGCCCTTTCTGCGCCCGGCCATGGAGTCTGCGGATGCTGTGGTTGCTGTGATCGAACAGCTGCGCAAAGAGTTTAGAATCGCCATGTTTCTGCTGGGAACTCCGGATATCGCGTCGTTGTTCGGGAATCAGAACCTGATTCTTGAGCAACGTTGA
- the mvk gene encoding mevalonate kinase has translation MSEQAAVGAQPSPGEWRGISVSAPGSIMVMGEHAVLFGHRAIACAVNRYMHVRLVRRSDREVHIRSALGNASGTLDALPREENLGFVLATIGLFADQLPSGFELDIRSEFSHTVGLGSSAAVTAALVAALQACCGESTAPDRVFDRALAVVHQVQGRGSGTDLAASVYGGLIGYTVSPRCIDPLPGLPDISLYYAGYKTRTPEVLARVAQSSIGLEPLHGGLYALMHSSTEAAETAIRAGDWAQLGKLMNIYQGLMDALGVNDQTLAQMIYRLRGNPDVLGCKISGSGLGDCVLALGHDTELARDFQRIEVAVSGQGLHLEPF, from the coding sequence ATGAGCGAGCAAGCCGCCGTTGGCGCACAGCCATCACCGGGTGAGTGGCGCGGCATTAGTGTCAGTGCCCCCGGCAGCATTATGGTCATGGGTGAGCACGCCGTGCTGTTCGGGCACCGGGCCATCGCCTGTGCGGTGAACCGTTACATGCATGTACGGCTAGTGCGCCGCAGCGACCGCGAGGTACATATACGTAGCGCGCTCGGCAATGCCAGCGGCACGCTGGATGCATTGCCCCGGGAGGAAAACCTTGGATTTGTACTGGCCACCATAGGCCTGTTTGCCGACCAGCTGCCCAGTGGCTTTGAGCTGGATATTCGCTCCGAGTTTTCCCATACCGTGGGGCTGGGATCTTCCGCTGCGGTCACCGCCGCCCTGGTGGCCGCCCTGCAGGCCTGTTGCGGTGAAAGCACGGCGCCGGACAGGGTGTTTGATCGCGCCCTGGCGGTGGTTCACCAGGTGCAGGGGCGCGGTTCGGGTACCGACCTTGCGGCCAGTGTCTATGGTGGCCTGATTGGCTATACGGTTTCGCCCAGGTGTATCGATCCGTTGCCGGGCCTGCCTGATATCAGCCTGTATTACGCCGGCTACAAGACCCGTACACCCGAGGTGCTGGCGCGGGTGGCACAGTCTTCGATTGGACTGGAGCCGCTGCATGGCGGGCTCTATGCGCTGATGCACAGCAGTACCGAAGCGGCGGAAACGGCGATTCGGGCCGGGGACTGGGCCCAGCTGGGCAAGCTGATGAATATCTACCAGGGACTGATGGATGCGCTGGGCGTGAATGACCAGACCCTGGCGCAGATGATTTATCGGCTGCGTGGCAATCCGGATGTCCTTGGGTGCAAGATCTCGGGCTCGGGCCTGGGAGACTGTGTGCTGGCGCTGGGCCACGATACTGAGCTTGCGCGGGATTTCCAGCGTATCGAGGTGGCGGTCAGCGGTCAGGGCTTGCACCTGGAGCCTTTTTGA